A single region of the Latilactobacillus curvatus JCM 1096 = DSM 20019 genome encodes:
- a CDS encoding GNAT family N-acetyltransferase — protein MVEKRKLIETDEPAFYELAQYAFNKPDSAKRQEFFKQLYTHSAGFGVFDDGRLASGLLATPFDVRLNGQTFKMSGIGYVASYPEFAGKGGIAALMQLAFEHMRAEGVTLSYLAPFSYGFYRRFGYEQTFDRTHFEIQTADLPRLKFAPSAGQVVRMTLAQAVPLIDAFFNQHPDNQVGGVQRTDWWWQYDVMKHSDWEVAVYREDTGRVAGYMIYTRQPETFVIQELMTSTVASQEQLLSFILKHQSAYAIIQYESALTESLADLLPDPTIVKTTTVPYMMARIVSLADFFARYAYQVAELSAVTIAVQDDFLPENAGLWQLSIHAGQAAVTKLATGTADITVTIQNLTKAMLGYRTLESQAHFGHVQGTPQQIAQLSAAFSHTKPMLWDYF, from the coding sequence GTGGTTGAAAAAAGAAAGTTAATTGAAACAGATGAACCAGCATTTTATGAATTAGCACAATATGCGTTTAATAAACCGGATAGTGCTAAGCGCCAAGAATTCTTCAAACAGTTGTATACACATAGTGCAGGGTTTGGCGTTTTTGATGACGGCCGGTTGGCAAGTGGCTTATTAGCGACGCCGTTTGACGTACGGCTCAATGGGCAAACCTTTAAGATGAGTGGCATTGGTTATGTCGCGAGTTACCCCGAGTTTGCGGGCAAAGGTGGGATTGCAGCATTGATGCAACTCGCGTTTGAACACATGCGTGCAGAAGGTGTGACGCTTTCGTATCTCGCGCCATTTTCATACGGCTTCTATCGTCGGTTTGGCTATGAACAAACTTTTGATCGGACGCACTTTGAAATTCAAACGGCTGACTTACCACGATTGAAATTTGCACCGAGTGCAGGACAAGTAGTACGGATGACATTGGCGCAAGCGGTGCCGTTGATTGATGCGTTCTTCAATCAGCATCCGGACAATCAAGTCGGTGGTGTGCAGCGGACTGATTGGTGGTGGCAATATGATGTTATGAAGCATAGTGATTGGGAAGTGGCGGTCTATCGAGAAGATACAGGACGGGTCGCGGGGTATATGATTTATACGCGCCAACCAGAGACGTTTGTGATTCAAGAACTGATGACCTCGACAGTTGCAAGTCAAGAACAGCTATTGAGCTTTATTCTTAAGCATCAGTCAGCTTATGCGATAATTCAGTATGAGAGTGCACTGACTGAGTCGCTAGCTGATTTATTGCCTGATCCCACAATCGTAAAGACGACAACCGTCCCTTATATGATGGCACGGATTGTGTCACTAGCTGATTTCTTCGCGCGTTATGCCTATCAAGTAGCGGAACTATCTGCGGTAACGATTGCGGTTCAAGATGATTTCTTACCTGAAAATGCCGGCTTATGGCAGTTAAGTATTCATGCAGGACAAGCTGCTGTGACAAAATTAGCAACGGGGACCGCAGACATCACCGTTACGATTCAAAATCTAACTAAGGCGATGTTGGGGTATCGCACACTTGAGAGTCAAGCACACTTTGGGCATGTGCAAGGGACACCGCAGCAAATCGCTCAACTCAGTGCTGCGTTTAGTCATACGAAACCGATGTTATGGGATTATTTCTAA
- a CDS encoding phenolic acid decarboxylase: MTKQFKELEDFLGTHFIYTYDNGWEYEWYAKNDHTVDYRIHGGMVAGRWVRDQEANIVKLTDGVFKITWTEPTGTDVALDFMPNENKLHGMIFFPKWVEEHPEITVTYQNDHIALMEESREKYETYPKMLVPEFATITYMGDAGQNNEDVISEAPYEGMIEDIQEGRYFDADYRKIQK; this comes from the coding sequence ATGACAAAACAATTTAAAGAATTAGAAGATTTCTTAGGGACGCATTTCATTTACACTTACGATAATGGTTGGGAGTATGAATGGTATGCAAAGAACGACCACACAGTTGACTACCGAATTCATGGTGGGATGGTTGCAGGTCGTTGGGTTCGTGATCAAGAAGCCAACATCGTTAAGTTAACGGACGGCGTCTTCAAGATTACTTGGACAGAACCAACTGGGACTGATGTTGCGTTGGACTTCATGCCAAACGAAAACAAGTTACACGGCATGATTTTCTTCCCTAAATGGGTTGAAGAACATCCAGAAATCACAGTGACCTACCAAAATGATCACATTGCACTCATGGAAGAATCACGTGAAAAATATGAAACATATCCTAAGATGTTAGTGCCTGAATTTGCCACAATCACTTATATGGGTGATGCAGGACAAAATAACGAAGACGTAATTAGCGAAGCGCCTTATGAAGGTATGATTGAAGATATTCAAGAAGGCCGGTATTTCGATGCTGACTATCGCAAGATTCAAAAATAG
- a CDS encoding cation:proton antiporter: MATLAIILISTLLAGHMSKRIGMPAVIGQLLVGIILGPALFGVLHENSFIHTFSEIGVVLLMFIAGLESNLTLLKKYFKPSLVVAVLGVIVPVISMYGMSLAFGISQLESLFIGVIFAATSVSISVEVLRELNVLESKEGTIILGAAVVDDLLAVIILSVLTSLFGAQLAAASSTHMSLGLSLLLQALFMVAVYFSVKWIVPFVMHLSRRLLVPYASAITSLIICFGFVWFAEAVELSAVVGAFFAGIAISQTPYKKEINRHIEPIGYTVFIPVFFVSIGLSMNLASLNQHILFITILTVLAVFSKLIGSGLGARWMNNSPQGAYTIGAAMISRGEMALIIAQIGYNAKLLSELYYSEIIFVIIITTVLAPLILKHAVKRQLATEIN, encoded by the coding sequence ATGGCAACTTTAGCAATTATTTTAATCAGTACTTTATTGGCAGGACACATGAGCAAACGGATTGGAATGCCAGCTGTGATTGGGCAACTCCTGGTAGGGATTATTCTTGGACCCGCGTTGTTCGGTGTCTTACATGAAAATTCTTTTATCCACACGTTTTCCGAAATTGGTGTCGTATTATTGATGTTCATCGCTGGCTTGGAGAGTAACCTGACCTTGTTGAAGAAGTATTTCAAACCAAGTTTAGTGGTCGCCGTCTTAGGGGTGATTGTCCCGGTAATCAGTATGTATGGGATGAGCTTGGCCTTTGGCATTAGTCAGCTCGAGAGTTTATTCATCGGGGTGATTTTTGCAGCCACCTCAGTATCGATTTCAGTCGAAGTTTTACGTGAATTAAACGTGTTAGAAAGTAAAGAAGGGACGATTATACTAGGTGCTGCGGTAGTGGATGACTTACTGGCCGTAATTATCTTGAGTGTCTTGACCAGTCTTTTTGGGGCGCAACTGGCTGCAGCTAGTTCAACCCACATGAGTTTAGGGTTGAGTTTATTGCTGCAAGCTTTATTCATGGTTGCGGTCTACTTTAGTGTGAAATGGATTGTGCCATTTGTTATGCATTTGAGTCGTCGTTTGTTAGTACCATATGCGAGCGCCATTACATCGTTAATCATTTGTTTTGGATTTGTTTGGTTCGCTGAGGCCGTTGAATTGAGTGCGGTAGTGGGCGCGTTTTTCGCAGGGATTGCGATTTCGCAAACCCCGTATAAGAAAGAAATTAATCGCCATATTGAACCGATCGGGTATACCGTGTTTATTCCGGTATTCTTTGTCAGCATCGGTTTATCGATGAACTTAGCAAGCTTGAATCAACATATTCTATTTATTACGATTTTAACCGTGTTAGCTGTTTTCTCGAAGTTAATTGGAAGTGGTCTCGGTGCGCGTTGGATGAATAATTCGCCACAAGGAGCCTATACAATTGGTGCGGCAATGATTTCGCGGGGCGAGATGGCGTTAATTATCGCGCAGATTGGGTACAACGCTAAATTGTTGAGTGAACTTTATTACTCAGAGATTATTTTCGTGATTATCATTACCACTGTTTTGGCACCGCTGATTCTTAAACACGCGGTGAAACGCCAATTAGCAACTGAAATCAATTAA
- a CDS encoding HAD-IC family P-type ATPase translates to MTKTHAYQQTLDELQTNYAHQDFEQGLSQTEAANRLATNGPNKLESHHTPKWQLFVRQFNNLIIYILIVAALLTLMMGHYSDAIIIGLVVIINAIIGYYQEANASDALERIKEMLATEATVYRDGQRIDIPTEDLVVGDVIFLEAGDSVPADLRIVDADNLRIQESALTGEADSVEKIATRLTEEEVALADQVNMAFASTSVTNGSGLGVVVATAADTEIGQISVAVTETKTRPTPLTREINGLGTGVSFVVIGAAVFLFLFGLLGEHYSLSVLAIAIVTMVVGSIPEGLPATMSVILAMGVSDMAKHKHAIVKSLPAVETLGSVDVIATDKTGTLTKNEMTVTEIITAETTYQVSGNGYAPEGQILLNDQPAELDTTLTQFLEASYEANDTTLYQADNGWTINGEPTDGAFLTLYHKVHGIDDLPTNTEIDMLPFDSDYRYIAKLVQLTDGTHRIYIKGSPDKLFPMAQQAMVDFPIDDWNADVTRLSEQGKRVVAVGYLDVPTTTATITHEQLQQGIQLLGVAGIIDPPRDEVIQALAEMNAAGVDVKMITGDHPLTAKAIGEKLGLAPTINAITGPEWDRLSDAEKPKAALEHQVFARTTPHNKLEIVEALQASRKVTAMTGDGVNDAPALKRADIGVAMGIKGTDVAKDSADMILTNDNFATMSVAIREGRRIYDNIKKSILFLLPTSFAEGLIIAFTILMQQDMPLQATQLLWINMVSAITIQFAFIFEPAEDGLMTRKPRKTGQALMNKHDVFQMAYVSVLMALIGLLAYDWLLGRGVDQVTASTMMVNIIVISKIFYLFNIRTAKLAFSKAFFTNQKAFGIIALMIILQLILTYVPFMQQTFYTEPLTLLEWGVSIGAGFLILIITEFDKIIRLIWAKRKA, encoded by the coding sequence ATGACTAAAACACACGCTTATCAACAAACATTAGACGAACTGCAAACCAATTATGCCCACCAAGATTTTGAACAGGGGCTTTCGCAAACAGAAGCGGCTAACCGCTTAGCAACCAATGGTCCGAATAAACTCGAGAGCCATCACACCCCGAAGTGGCAACTTTTCGTGCGCCAATTCAACAACTTAATCATCTACATCCTAATCGTCGCAGCCCTATTAACACTCATGATGGGTCACTATTCGGATGCCATCATCATCGGTCTAGTAGTCATCATTAATGCCATCATTGGTTATTATCAAGAAGCGAACGCATCTGATGCTTTGGAACGAATCAAAGAAATGTTGGCAACCGAAGCAACCGTTTATCGTGACGGTCAGCGGATCGACATCCCAACTGAAGACTTAGTGGTCGGCGACGTTATCTTCCTAGAAGCTGGCGATAGTGTACCAGCGGATTTACGAATCGTTGATGCCGATAATCTGCGTATTCAAGAATCAGCCTTAACCGGGGAAGCAGACTCAGTTGAAAAAATTGCAACACGCTTAACCGAAGAAGAAGTTGCCCTTGCCGATCAAGTCAACATGGCCTTTGCCTCCACTTCCGTCACTAACGGGAGCGGCTTAGGCGTGGTCGTCGCAACCGCCGCTGATACCGAAATCGGGCAAATCTCAGTTGCTGTCACCGAAACGAAAACCCGCCCAACCCCATTGACTCGCGAAATCAACGGCTTAGGGACCGGCGTTTCATTTGTCGTCATCGGTGCGGCTGTCTTTTTATTCCTCTTCGGCTTACTTGGCGAACATTACTCACTCTCAGTATTAGCAATCGCGATTGTCACGATGGTGGTCGGTTCAATTCCTGAAGGATTACCCGCAACAATGTCCGTAATCCTCGCAATGGGGGTCAGCGACATGGCCAAGCACAAACACGCCATCGTCAAGAGCTTACCTGCCGTTGAAACGTTGGGCTCCGTCGACGTGATTGCGACCGACAAAACGGGGACGCTAACTAAAAACGAAATGACCGTGACCGAAATTATCACCGCCGAAACGACTTACCAAGTCAGCGGGAATGGCTATGCGCCCGAAGGTCAGATTTTATTAAATGACCAACCTGCTGAATTGGATACCACCCTCACACAATTCTTAGAGGCTAGTTATGAAGCCAACGATACGACGCTTTATCAAGCCGACAATGGTTGGACCATTAACGGTGAACCAACTGACGGTGCCTTTTTAACCTTATATCATAAGGTTCATGGTATCGACGACTTACCAACAAATACAGAAATTGACATGTTACCTTTCGATTCGGATTACCGCTACATTGCTAAACTCGTGCAACTAACTGATGGTACGCACCGAATCTATATCAAAGGGTCTCCAGATAAATTATTCCCAATGGCCCAACAGGCAATGGTCGATTTCCCAATCGATGACTGGAATGCCGATGTGACCCGTTTATCAGAACAAGGCAAACGGGTTGTGGCGGTCGGTTATCTCGACGTGCCAACAACGACTGCTACAATTACCCATGAACAACTCCAACAAGGGATTCAACTCTTAGGGGTTGCCGGGATTATCGATCCGCCACGCGATGAAGTCATTCAAGCGCTCGCCGAAATGAACGCTGCTGGGGTCGATGTCAAGATGATTACCGGTGACCATCCACTGACGGCTAAAGCAATTGGTGAAAAGTTAGGCTTAGCACCAACGATTAATGCGATTACCGGGCCGGAATGGGATCGCTTGTCGGACGCTGAAAAACCAAAAGCCGCTTTAGAACACCAAGTCTTTGCCCGCACCACACCACATAACAAACTCGAAATTGTCGAAGCCTTACAAGCCAGTCGCAAAGTCACCGCAATGACCGGTGACGGTGTCAATGATGCGCCCGCATTGAAGCGCGCTGACATCGGGGTTGCCATGGGAATTAAAGGAACCGATGTTGCCAAAGATTCCGCGGATATGATTTTAACCAACGATAACTTCGCAACAATGTCCGTCGCAATTCGTGAAGGCCGCCGGATTTACGATAACATCAAAAAGAGTATTCTCTTCTTACTCCCGACTTCCTTCGCGGAAGGCTTAATCATCGCCTTCACGATTTTGATGCAACAAGATATGCCGTTGCAAGCGACGCAGTTACTCTGGATTAACATGGTCTCGGCGATTACGATTCAATTCGCCTTCATCTTCGAACCAGCTGAAGATGGCTTAATGACCCGCAAGCCACGTAAGACCGGCCAAGCGCTGATGAATAAACACGATGTTTTCCAAATGGCATATGTTTCCGTCTTGATGGCCTTAATCGGCTTGTTAGCCTACGATTGGTTACTCGGCCGCGGTGTCGATCAAGTCACAGCCAGCACAATGATGGTCAATATCATTGTCATCAGCAAGATTTTCTACTTGTTCAATATTCGGACTGCGAAACTCGCCTTTTCAAAAGCTTTCTTCACCAACCAAAAGGCATTCGGCATTATCGCACTGATGATTATTCTCCAATTGATCCTGACCTACGTGCCATTCATGCAACAAACCTTCTACACCGAACCGCTTACCTTATTAGAATGGGGCGTTTCGATCGGCGCAGGCTTCTTGATTCTAATCATCACGGAATTCGATAAGATTATCCGTTTAATCTGGGCAAAAAGAAAGGCATAG
- a CDS encoding nucleoid-associated protein, with protein sequence MDIYLKQAILQVVDRELGDPIYSQQVLDLTNGNTRDYLTNKIKKLSSAQSKTGVLRQDAELASFLRDATADFIGASQRLVEKWYTVYQKSDDAPSADAFVVLYEQDAQAYLAFLKVDYHQAFTHYVNAEEGPLMNQLIIHQSILSNKTQKADEGFAINLQTFGFELMEKKYTFSGEKMTYLSTNVIESEPAPSLEENVKVVKKAAEKIGKKFEVAKHDVVANVKEAIYDTIETNGEIDTSQMAAKIFKDNVSAQSEFKTEMTENAPAAPAPISPAVREIAEKKYGKQKLKLSNGIELIVPIDVYQNPALFEFINHPDGTMSVEIKNVEEVISRL encoded by the coding sequence ATGGATATTTATTTGAAACAAGCAATTTTACAAGTGGTCGACCGCGAACTCGGCGATCCAATTTACTCACAACAGGTGCTAGATCTTACCAATGGGAACACACGCGACTATTTGACCAACAAGATTAAGAAATTATCGTCTGCCCAGAGTAAGACCGGCGTGCTGCGCCAAGATGCTGAGCTCGCATCTTTTCTGCGCGATGCGACAGCTGATTTTATCGGCGCTAGCCAACGCCTCGTTGAAAAATGGTACACGGTCTATCAAAAAAGTGACGATGCACCGAGTGCGGATGCGTTTGTTGTCTTGTATGAACAAGATGCGCAAGCTTACTTGGCTTTTTTGAAGGTCGATTATCATCAAGCCTTCACCCATTATGTCAATGCTGAAGAGGGACCATTGATGAATCAACTGATTATTCACCAATCGATTCTATCGAATAAAACGCAAAAGGCGGACGAAGGGTTTGCGATTAACCTCCAGACGTTTGGCTTTGAATTGATGGAGAAGAAGTACACCTTCTCCGGTGAAAAGATGACCTACTTATCAACGAACGTGATTGAAAGCGAACCAGCGCCATCGCTAGAAGAAAACGTCAAGGTCGTTAAAAAGGCCGCTGAAAAAATCGGCAAGAAGTTCGAAGTTGCCAAACACGATGTGGTCGCCAACGTCAAAGAAGCCATCTACGATACAATCGAAACTAATGGTGAAATCGACACGAGCCAGATGGCGGCGAAGATTTTTAAAGACAACGTTTCAGCCCAAAGTGAGTTCAAAACAGAAATGACGGAAAACGCGCCAGCAGCACCAGCGCCAATCTCACCAGCCGTCCGCGAAATCGCCGAAAAGAAATACGGCAAACAAAAACTCAAACTCTCAAACGGCATCGAACTAATCGTCCCAATCGACGTTTACCAAAATCCAGCGCTATTCGAATTCATCAACCACCCAGACGGCACAATGTCGGTGGAGATTAAGAATGTAGAAGAAGTGATTAGTAGATTATAG
- a CDS encoding DUF6792 domain-containing protein — protein sequence METTVIISTLFRLAKVFDDMGKLLFKAHLDVPLTFDRAQSQALLRRNNRLEFSYQQLKTSKIKLLNQLLATAGADPYLWAKLRRLQALDVASLAAVQANPQFNRQRKINRLKQLIINLQNEKINESTVLTKQALAYLYYIAPDKVAATSKPGPILADPFDSRAFKMDMMALNYLDQYFNVQELQYYVKYLVFIHAHQAAEAVIHYDARTVLPNAEQTGFSAVAYYVTLNRQSYTYISYKGTEGTMDDPRIKSFTQRLDNYVRESYQDWKYNIDAMLIGNTENDEQLQLARRFTRYVVRRVRRINPATIIYGLGHSLGGHFVQTVQLLDEPFDGGYTLNAAPVQLKQIKHYRPDLLSASKWQQLFALTKHNNTQDPAVAMQVHAILGHNYATIKNEWFIKDLTRIYFGFPYTFYIGTARYLNAKNWHYPFVTDVAPYLRKDEIQAYSQFWGNLIRYLKRVETRNGSLMLASLMTYGLQTLREVYAAIKTEQAQQIFAAYARYLYDAHIFKDTPVQVQTNFERELSRPRTALRVLQGEWPFLKSVNNEMVETVIFFHTIEGAQYFTR from the coding sequence ATGGAAACGACAGTGATCATCTCGACGCTCTTTCGGTTGGCAAAAGTCTTCGATGACATGGGTAAGTTATTGTTCAAAGCGCATTTAGATGTGCCGTTGACGTTTGACCGTGCGCAATCGCAGGCCTTATTACGGCGCAATAACCGACTAGAATTCAGCTATCAACAACTTAAAACAAGTAAAATAAAACTATTAAATCAATTATTGGCGACGGCGGGAGCCGATCCCTATTTGTGGGCCAAGTTACGGCGACTGCAGGCATTGGATGTGGCGAGTTTGGCAGCCGTTCAAGCAAATCCGCAATTTAACCGCCAACGCAAGATTAATCGTTTGAAACAACTGATTATCAATTTACAAAATGAAAAAATCAATGAGAGTACGGTACTGACGAAGCAGGCGCTCGCCTATTTATACTATATAGCCCCTGATAAAGTGGCGGCCACGAGTAAGCCAGGACCGATACTGGCCGATCCATTTGATAGCCGCGCTTTTAAAATGGACATGATGGCTCTTAATTATTTAGATCAGTATTTTAACGTGCAGGAATTGCAATATTACGTGAAGTACCTCGTGTTTATTCATGCGCATCAAGCGGCGGAAGCGGTGATTCACTATGATGCGCGAACGGTTTTGCCGAATGCGGAACAAACTGGTTTTTCGGCAGTTGCCTATTACGTCACGCTTAATCGCCAATCGTATACCTACATTTCCTACAAGGGGACTGAGGGGACGATGGATGATCCGCGGATTAAGTCGTTTACGCAGCGGCTGGATAATTATGTCCGTGAGAGTTATCAAGATTGGAAGTATAATATTGATGCGATGCTGATTGGCAATACCGAAAATGATGAGCAACTCCAACTCGCACGGCGGTTTACGCGGTATGTGGTCCGGCGGGTGCGCCGAATTAATCCGGCAACAATCATCTATGGACTGGGTCACTCACTCGGGGGGCATTTTGTGCAGACGGTCCAATTATTGGATGAACCGTTTGATGGTGGCTATACCTTGAATGCTGCCCCGGTTCAGTTAAAACAAATAAAGCATTATCGGCCGGATCTTTTATCCGCTTCAAAATGGCAACAATTATTCGCATTGACTAAGCACAACAATACGCAAGATCCAGCTGTAGCGATGCAAGTCCACGCGATTTTGGGGCACAATTACGCTACAATTAAAAATGAATGGTTCATTAAAGATTTAACGCGGATCTATTTTGGCTTTCCGTATACGTTCTACATTGGGACGGCGCGCTATTTGAATGCTAAAAATTGGCATTACCCGTTTGTGACTGACGTAGCACCATATCTCCGAAAAGATGAGATTCAGGCGTATAGCCAGTTCTGGGGTAATCTAATTCGCTATTTGAAACGTGTTGAGACTAGAAATGGGTCGTTGATGTTGGCAAGTCTGATGACATATGGACTGCAGACACTCCGTGAAGTGTATGCCGCGATTAAAACGGAACAGGCCCAACAAATTTTTGCGGCATATGCGCGCTATTTATACGATGCGCACATTTTTAAAGACACCCCCGTTCAGGTACAGACCAATTTTGAACGGGAATTATCACGACCGCGCACGGCACTCCGTGTGTTACAAGGCGAATGGCCATTTTTAAAAAGCGTCAACAATGAGATGGTCGAAACGGTGATTTTCTTCCACACGATTGAAGGCGCTCAATACTTTACACGCTAG
- a CDS encoding MerR family transcriptional regulator: MAQYTTGELAKLCNVSVRTVQYYDQADLLKPASLTENGRRLYGDAQVQTLKVILGYKQLGFSLKAIQKVMASQASTDTLALLVEQQLNQLVQKETDLANQKAALQFVLQSIQNTSAVPFEMTISDIEDAMAKTTQLKRLHRRMLMWGLLIDGVEIGLLILGFLSGIWWPMWIGIPVIIAMAIYVTTFYYQETVYLCPNCKTVFKPRLSKMFFARHTPKTRQLVCPSCGQKNYCIEQSA, encoded by the coding sequence ATGGCGCAATATACAACAGGTGAACTCGCTAAATTATGTAATGTTTCGGTGCGGACGGTGCAATACTACGATCAGGCGGATTTGTTGAAGCCGGCAAGCTTAACTGAAAATGGACGACGGCTGTATGGGGATGCGCAAGTGCAGACGTTAAAAGTCATTCTAGGCTACAAGCAGCTAGGCTTTTCACTGAAGGCAATTCAAAAAGTGATGGCGAGTCAAGCTTCGACGGATACACTGGCATTGTTAGTCGAACAACAACTCAATCAGTTAGTCCAAAAAGAAACAGACTTAGCTAACCAGAAAGCAGCGTTGCAGTTTGTACTGCAATCGATTCAAAATACTAGCGCGGTGCCTTTTGAAATGACAATCAGCGACATAGAAGACGCAATGGCTAAAACAACACAGTTAAAAAGATTACATCGGCGAATGCTGATGTGGGGCTTATTGATTGATGGTGTGGAAATTGGCTTATTAATTCTTGGGTTTCTAAGTGGAATTTGGTGGCCAATGTGGATTGGGATACCGGTCATCATTGCGATGGCCATTTATGTGACAACATTCTACTATCAAGAAACTGTCTATCTATGTCCCAATTGCAAGACGGTCTTCAAACCACGCCTAAGTAAAATGTTCTTTGCCCGTCACACGCCAAAGACAAGACAACTAGTGTGTCCAAGCTGTGGACAAAAAAATTACTGCATAGAACAGAGTGCGTAA